One window of the Methanocaldococcus vulcanius M7 genome contains the following:
- a CDS encoding HK97-gp10 family putative phage morphogenesis protein — protein MKFMDITVKVDKSLLTIAEELEDNLKDAIKQATLEVKEEVLDNIRRGYVKLNYPPISESYRKQLERKGLLPHEGLISPREDKKKLEKSISHSFRRGGLEGVIKTSRPYAIFVEQGTKKMPARPFFQPALKAKKERVEELIKKAIEDALD, from the coding sequence ATGAAGTTTATGGACATAACAGTTAAAGTGGATAAATCTCTGCTGACAATAGCTGAAGAATTAGAAGACAACCTTAAGGATGCCATTAAGCAGGCGACATTGGAAGTTAAAGAGGAAGTTTTGGACAATATCAGAAGAGGATATGTGAAATTGAATTATCCCCCAATATCTGAAAGTTATAGAAAACAGTTAGAAAGAAAAGGGCTTCTACCTCATGAGGGGCTAATTTCACCGAGAGAAGATAAAAAGAAATTGGAAAAGTCAATAAGCCATTCATTTAGAAGGGGAGGGTTAGAAGGTGTTATAAAAACTTCAAGACCTTACGCAATCTTTGTAGAACAGGGGACAAAGAAAATGCCTGCTCGTCCATTTTTCCAGCCAGCACTAAAGGCAAAAAAAGAGCGTGTTGAAGAGTTAATAAAAAAAGCAATTGAAGATGCGTTAGATTAG
- a CDS encoding phage minor head protein, whose product MSESEGKIVVDYFGESPATKTTEVGVSDRTPADIELGEFSTIQMIDITDEANLEGAFLIDEKVNLALHSLIYDIISNWTLKGDEKQIEEVKKWLYETGIIFSKNATATIIEMLRDYFIYGKAIYQIVWENGKIVRLHRLDPKATKIIRNPFGDDRIIIHDATIDGQIRKIGFIDLERKEEVLNLFTVKSEMVQVWLDINDIILLEGTSLMARCVNAVYQKQKLLNEICAYVNEHQAIPPVQIKIGQILSDGRGIGLPDGTNITVEKFKEMLKNYANDITKLKYKGAVATPCYVDYNQIDMKINWEYIKFILDKYDEIIFNAFYSSEGLWKSGVADYRRKDMRRERLKLIRSMQAKIKELINELIRMNFGDIDVEFTFITDDTEELLEKSEYYKNVADTIKSLADIGASEDTLKRIAQEFGIELDLALQKGQAEMFAEMFAEIDKETIEAIAQTLVDKIMEKIENATLEVKDKAMEIIQENKGKITATAYRKIRALINKEFQGLDFSGEIQQALSDIVRVTGLEIDIDKGVIQFVKNYTFDLCKKLTENQKARLRHILLEELSTTEDTNITQKIMDTLKTTRHEAERIARTELSRAYEWSRYEYYKKYAEKNKVKVMVRWYTRKDGKVCPKCRVLEGKEWEIDKVPVKPPLHPNCRCSLGYKIVDVKK is encoded by the coding sequence ATGTCAGAATCCGAAGGAAAGATTGTTGTTGATTATTTCGGTGAATCTCCAGCTACTAAAACCACAGAGGTGGGAGTTAGTGATAGGACTCCAGCCGATATAGAACTTGGAGAGTTTTCAACAATCCAGATGATTGATATAACAGATGAAGCAAACTTAGAAGGGGCTTTCCTCATTGATGAGAAAGTTAATTTGGCATTGCATTCATTGATTTATGACATAATTTCAAATTGGACATTAAAAGGCGATGAAAAGCAAATTGAAGAAGTTAAAAAGTGGCTATATGAGACGGGTATAATCTTTTCAAAAAATGCCACTGCTACGATTATCGAAATGCTTAGGGATTACTTTATTTATGGAAAGGCGATTTACCAGATTGTTTGGGAAAATGGAAAAATTGTAAGATTGCATAGGTTAGACCCAAAGGCTACTAAAATAATTAGGAATCCCTTCGGAGATGATAGGATTATTATTCATGATGCTACAATTGATGGACAGATAAGAAAAATCGGATTTATTGATTTGGAAAGGAAAGAAGAGGTTTTAAATTTATTTACGGTTAAAAGTGAAATGGTTCAGGTTTGGTTAGACATCAATGACATAATTCTGCTTGAAGGAACTTCATTAATGGCAAGGTGTGTTAATGCGGTTTATCAAAAGCAGAAGTTGTTAAATGAGATTTGTGCGTATGTGAACGAGCATCAAGCCATCCCTCCGGTCCAAATTAAAATTGGGCAGATACTAAGCGATGGCAGAGGCATTGGACTTCCAGATGGAACTAACATTACAGTTGAGAAGTTTAAAGAAATGCTGAAGAATTATGCCAATGACATCACAAAACTAAAATACAAAGGAGCTGTAGCGACACCTTGTTATGTCGATTATAATCAGATTGACATGAAAATCAATTGGGAATACATTAAATTCATTTTAGACAAGTATGATGAGATTATTTTCAATGCATTTTATAGCTCAGAAGGATTATGGAAATCTGGAGTGGCAGATTATAGAAGGAAGGATATGAGAAGGGAAAGGCTGAAGCTAATAAGGTCTATGCAGGCGAAGATTAAGGAATTGATTAATGAGTTAATTAGAATGAACTTTGGAGACATTGATGTTGAATTTACTTTTATAACAGATGACACTGAAGAGCTTTTAGAGAAATCAGAGTATTACAAAAATGTAGCAGATACAATTAAATCCTTAGCAGATATTGGAGCTTCAGAAGATACACTAAAAAGAATTGCTCAGGAGTTTGGCATTGAGTTGGATTTGGCATTGCAGAAGGGACAGGCTGAAATGTTTGCAGAAATGTTTGCAGAGATTGATAAAGAAACAATTGAAGCGATAGCACAAACATTAGTTGATAAAATTATGGAAAAGATAGAAAATGCTACACTTGAAGTTAAAGATAAGGCCATGGAAATCATTCAGGAAAATAAAGGAAAGATAACAGCAACAGCTTATAGAAAAATTAGAGCTTTAATAAATAAAGAATTTCAGGGATTGGATTTTTCAGGAGAAATCCAGCAGGCTTTAAGTGATATTGTTAGAGTAACAGGATTAGAAATTGATATTGATAAAGGAGTCATACAGTTTGTTAAAAATTATACCTTCGACCTGTGCAAAAAATTAACAGAGAATCAGAAGGCGAGATTAAGACATATTTTGTTAGAAGAACTTAGCACAACTGAAGATACAAACATAACGCAAAAAATCATGGACACATTAAAAACAACAAGACATGAGGCAGAAAGAATAGCAAGGACTGAGCTTAGTAGGGCCTATGAATGGTCAAGATATGAATATTATAAAAAGTATGCTGAGAAAAATAAGGTTAAAGTCATGGTAAGATGGTATACGAGAAAGGATGGCAAGGTATGTCCAAAATGTAGAGTTTTGGAGGGGAAAGAATGGGAGATTGATAAAGTTCCAGTTAAACCACCGTTGCATCCAAACTGCAGATGTAGCTTAGGATATAAAATTGTGGATGTGAAAAAATGA
- a CDS encoding 30S ribosomal protein S3ae: MATARTARSRRKVRKVKDKWKEKVWYEIYATPEFGGVFIGYTPANDPSLVLGRVAETSLRDLTGDPTKHMHRVYFKIFGITGNKAIAQYYGHDTTREFMRSQIRRRRSRIDAILDVTTQDGYKVRTKAVVLTAYRADAKQKSDLRKKMVEIIKAMAKEKTFPQYVQAMLFGEMAERIKNECKKIFPVRNVIVYKSEVLSLAKKEENEGFVKEAEETVAE; encoded by the coding sequence ATGGCTACTGCAAGAACTGCAAGGTCAAGAAGAAAAGTTAGAAAGGTAAAAGATAAGTGGAAAGAGAAAGTATGGTATGAGATCTACGCTACACCAGAGTTCGGAGGCGTCTTTATTGGCTACACTCCTGCAAACGATCCAAGTTTGGTTTTAGGTAGAGTTGCAGAAACAAGTTTAAGGGACTTAACAGGAGATCCAACAAAGCACATGCATAGGGTTTATTTCAAAATATTTGGAATTACTGGAAATAAAGCAATAGCTCAATATTATGGGCATGATACAACAAGAGAATTTATGAGATCCCAAATAAGGAGAAGAAGAAGTAGAATTGACGCTATCTTAGATGTTACAACCCAAGACGGATACAAAGTAAGAACTAAGGCCGTTGTTTTAACTGCTTACAGAGCTGACGCAAAGCAGAAATCCGATCTTAGAAAGAAGATGGTTGAAATTATAAAAGCAATGGCTAAGGAGAAAACATTTCCACAGTATGTTCAAGCGATGTTATTCGGGGAGATGGCTGAGAGAATAAAGAATGAATGTAAAAAGATATTCCCAGTCAGAAACGTTATTGTTTATAAATCAGAAGTTTTATCTTTAGCTAAAAAAGAAGAAAACGAAGGATTTGTAAAAGAAGCTGAAGAAACTGTTGCAGAATAA
- a CDS encoding carboxypeptidase-like regulatory domain-containing protein, with the protein MDISKLGKTVFLNDFVGLAVFSKGSIWTVTVTNYEADDTGADGGNGVGLRYIDVNGNKVDVRVPNNGSLTFECLVGDNGYLCEVYAIYWDIDYEDKHVDVSAVDIANSTEITFPTVHIGDNVAEAELSHTYTVPSPDVFSSGTVTVDWGDGTIETANLYRDSNGNLISDKRWCYAVIDNTTAGIFVAHSHTYDEPGSYKVMIKYSLGQLTFIRFVDVEIPSDVPSARDYPDLNDDAPDSSPPLDPNLPDIPDDNNDLNNFDFTTTPSLQIAEVETDKEEYSWRVDGNAIINIKVIDNNQIPVDGCLISPVATSLGNGQYQITYPLPQVDDTVEVEITAQKSGYEPASTTVSLRVSEWGNYVLKASVLTDKDKYLYASTEPAKITVIVEDKAGNRVSGCTITDNFGNSYTDNGNGEYTAYMDISNLPVGRYDLVVKATKDNYKSNINDRTPQTEQFVYDGVNSSFKLKYKLIEPISVKINGTETTNYTITNDAYGDCYLNILDSMNASDIVEITYNYYTDSTYFDIAESLEPITVIVVDEQSIAKYGKRLMETLYIPSLQTVEEAEQIGRDYLAQYANPRPVWEIETYLDLIPPKIGDIVFTNDKFWNIIQKRVNYVEFSIKPNDKRVKLGLEYEKELLIDILESIKG; encoded by the coding sequence ATGGATATTTCAAAACTCGGAAAAACAGTTTTTTTAAATGATTTCGTAGGGTTGGCAGTATTCTCAAAAGGCTCTATTTGGACTGTTACAGTTACAAACTACGAAGCAGATGACACTGGTGCGGATGGAGGAAACGGTGTAGGTCTAAGATACATAGACGTTAATGGAAATAAAGTAGATGTTAGAGTTCCAAATAACGGGAGTTTGACATTTGAGTGTCTTGTAGGTGACAATGGATATCTTTGTGAAGTTTATGCAATTTATTGGGATATTGACTATGAAGACAAACATGTTGATGTTTCAGCAGTAGATATCGCTAATTCAACTGAAATAACTTTTCCAACAGTGCACATTGGAGATAATGTTGCAGAGGCAGAATTATCACACACTTATACTGTTCCAAGCCCTGATGTCTTTAGTTCGGGAACCGTTACAGTTGATTGGGGAGATGGAACGATAGAAACAGCTAATCTATATAGAGATTCAAATGGAAATCTAATCAGTGATAAAAGATGGTGTTATGCGGTAATTGACAATACAACAGCTGGAATTTTTGTTGCACACTCACACACTTATGACGAACCAGGAAGTTATAAAGTCATGATTAAATATTCTCTCGGACAATTAACTTTCATTCGCTTTGTAGATGTTGAAATACCTTCAGATGTCCCTTCTGCACGTGATTACCCTGACTTGAATGATGATGCTCCAGATTCAAGCCCACCATTGGACCCTAACTTACCAGATATTCCAGATGATAATAATGATTTGAATAATTTCGACTTTACAACAACTCCATCTCTTCAAATTGCTGAAGTGGAAACAGATAAAGAAGAATACAGCTGGCGAGTTGATGGAAATGCCATAATAAATATCAAAGTCATAGATAACAATCAAATACCAGTTGATGGCTGTCTTATTAGCCCTGTAGCTACAAGTTTAGGAAACGGGCAATATCAAATAACTTATCCCCTCCCTCAAGTAGATGATACCGTAGAAGTTGAAATAACTGCACAAAAAAGTGGATATGAGCCAGCATCAACAACCGTTAGTTTAAGAGTTTCAGAATGGGGAAATTATGTTTTAAAAGCTTCAGTTCTTACAGATAAAGACAAATATCTATATGCATCAACAGAGCCAGCTAAAATTACAGTAATCGTTGAAGATAAAGCTGGAAATAGAGTTTCAGGATGCACGATAACAGACAACTTTGGAAATTCCTACACTGACAATGGAAATGGGGAATACACGGCATATATGGATATAAGTAACCTACCTGTTGGGAGATATGATTTAGTTGTAAAAGCAACAAAAGACAACTATAAGAGCAATATTAACGATAGAACGCCACAAACAGAACAATTCGTTTATGATGGTGTAAATTCATCTTTTAAGTTAAAATATAAACTGATTGAACCAATTAGTGTGAAAATTAACGGAACAGAGACGACAAACTACACAATAACTAACGACGCTTATGGGGATTGCTATTTAAACATTTTAGATTCGATGAATGCATCAGATATCGTAGAAATAACGTATAATTACTATACTGACAGTACTTACTTCGATATTGCAGAATCCTTAGAGCCGATAACTGTTATCGTCGTTGATGAACAATCTATCGCCAAATATGGAAAAAGACTGATGGAAACACTTTACATCCCTTCCCTCCAAACGGTTGAAGAAGCTGAACAAATAGGTAGAGATTATCTCGCCCAATATGCAAATCCAAGGCCTGTTTGGGAGATTGAAACTTATTTAGATTTAATCCCACCAAAAATAGGCGATATAGTATTTACTAATGATAAGTTTTGGAACATTATTCAAAAAAGAGTTAATTATGTTGAGTTTAGCATAAAACCAAATGATAAAAGGGTTAAGTTAGGTTTAGAATATGAAAAAGAGCTGTTAATTGATATTTTAGAAAGTATTAAAGGCTAA
- the rpsB gene encoding 30S ribosomal protein S2, which produces MSNEKELLVPLDTYLASGIHIGTQQKTKDMERFIYRVRSDGLYVLDVRKTDERLRIAAKFLARYEPEDILAVSRRIYTMGPLEEFGKYTGIRTVVGRFVPGTLTNPSYKGFIEPEVVFISDPRVDRQALKEATEIGVPIVGLCDTEHLTSFIDLVIPTNNKGKKAVALIYYLLTREYLKNRGVISDDTNLPFTYEEFLEKAANPKYRIIIQPKDNRRRRRRRR; this is translated from the coding sequence ATGAGTAATGAAAAAGAACTGTTAGTTCCGTTGGATACATACTTAGCTTCAGGTATTCATATTGGAACCCAGCAAAAAACAAAAGATATGGAGAGATTTATATATAGAGTAAGAAGTGATGGATTATATGTCTTAGACGTTAGAAAGACAGATGAAAGATTAAGAATAGCTGCTAAATTTTTAGCAAGATATGAACCAGAAGATATATTGGCTGTTTCAAGAAGAATCTATACAATGGGCCCATTAGAAGAGTTTGGAAAATACACAGGAATAAGAACCGTAGTTGGAAGATTCGTGCCTGGAACCTTAACAAACCCATCCTATAAGGGCTTTATAGAGCCGGAAGTAGTATTTATAAGCGATCCAAGAGTTGACAGGCAGGCATTAAAAGAGGCAACAGAAATAGGAGTTCCTATCGTTGGATTATGTGATACAGAGCACTTGACATCATTTATTGACTTAGTAATACCGACAAACAACAAAGGTAAAAAAGCAGTTGCTTTAATCTACTACTTATTAACAAGAGAGTATTTGAAAAATAGAGGAGTTATATCTGATGATACAAACTTGCCATTCACATATGAAGAGTTTTTAGAAAAAGCAGCAAATCCAAAATATAGAATTATAATCCAACCAAAAGATAATAGAAGAAGAAGGAGGAGAAGAAGATAA
- a CDS encoding CooT family nickel-binding protein, with product MCSCNLYFNGELVMEDVMIVEKKEDKVIAIDLFGDKKEFVGDIKKIDLNENKIFIEG from the coding sequence ATGTGCAGTTGCAACCTCTACTTTAATGGAGAGTTAGTTATGGAAGATGTTATGATTGTTGAGAAAAAAGAAGATAAAGTCATAGCCATTGATCTATTTGGCGATAAAAAAGAATTCGTTGGAGATATTAAAAAAATTGATTTAAATGAGAATAAGATATTTATTGAGGGATAA
- a CDS encoding phage terminase large subunit, with the protein MKLKELRKKLRTDFEFFVKTVLGAELHKAQKEIVKAFFSGKYKTIIVAAGRRFGKSKLMCFLLIFLSCTQKDKKFAVIAPYYANARIIFKELRTYIEKNKTLQKLVKRITESPYMVIEFKTGCIIDFRSADNPTSIRGESYHLVILDEAAFIKDDVVKYVIKPLLIDYDAPLIEISTPNGHNHFYESFLMGENRQNRHISFRFPTWSNPFLPKSVIEEIKREFGEDSLVWKQEFCAEFIDDQDAVFKWEYIQQCIDSNIELLTVGEKGHRYVMGVDLAKYQDYTVIIILDVSENPYKLVYFERFKDKPYSYVVERIKELYIKFKPVVCVDSTGVGDPVVEQLEDCNPIPFKFTNQSKMQLITKLQTALERKEVIFPYIDTLITELKYFRYVKKKTTISFEAKPGMHDDCVCSLALAVYAADKATNNIIVDYFSY; encoded by the coding sequence ATGAAACTTAAAGAACTTCGCAAAAAATTAAGAACTGATTTTGAATTTTTTGTTAAAACTGTATTAGGTGCTGAATTACACAAAGCTCAGAAAGAAATAGTAAAAGCATTCTTTTCAGGCAAATATAAAACGATAATTGTAGCGGCAGGTAGGAGGTTCGGTAAATCAAAACTTATGTGCTTTCTTTTGATATTTCTGAGTTGCACTCAAAAGGATAAGAAATTTGCCGTTATTGCCCCATACTATGCAAATGCGAGGATAATCTTTAAAGAACTTAGAACATACATTGAGAAAAATAAAACACTGCAAAAACTCGTTAAGAGAATTACAGAATCTCCTTACATGGTTATTGAATTCAAAACTGGATGTATAATAGATTTTAGAAGTGCTGATAACCCTACGTCTATTAGAGGAGAGAGTTATCATCTTGTTATCCTTGATGAGGCTGCATTCATCAAAGATGATGTTGTGAAATATGTAATTAAACCATTGTTGATAGATTATGACGCACCTTTAATTGAAATCTCTACTCCAAATGGGCATAATCATTTTTATGAGTCATTTTTGATGGGAGAAAATAGACAAAATAGACACATTTCATTTAGATTCCCAACGTGGTCAAATCCATTCTTACCTAAAAGTGTAATTGAAGAGATAAAGCGAGAATTTGGAGAAGATTCCTTAGTTTGGAAACAGGAGTTTTGTGCAGAGTTTATTGATGACCAGGATGCTGTGTTCAAGTGGGAGTATATCCAGCAATGCATTGATTCCAATATCGAATTGCTAACTGTCGGGGAGAAGGGGCATAGATATGTTATGGGAGTTGATTTGGCTAAATATCAGGATTATACGGTTATTATAATATTGGATGTTTCTGAAAATCCGTATAAACTCGTGTATTTTGAAAGATTTAAGGATAAACCATATTCCTATGTTGTTGAGAGAATAAAAGAACTTTATATAAAATTTAAGCCCGTAGTTTGCGTTGATAGCACTGGGGTAGGAGACCCTGTTGTAGAGCAACTTGAAGACTGCAATCCAATTCCGTTTAAATTTACGAATCAGTCTAAAATGCAACTAATAACTAAACTTCAAACAGCGTTGGAGAGAAAAGAGGTAATATTCCCATATATTGACACTCTTATTACGGAATTGAAGTATTTTAGGTATGTAAAAAAGAAAACTACGATTTCTTTTGAAGCTAAACCTGGAATGCACGATGATTGTGTATGTTCTCTTGCATTAGCTGTATATGCTGCTGATAAGGCAACGAATAACATAATCGTTGATTACTTCAGCTATTGA
- a CDS encoding thiolase domain-containing protein produces MRDVAIIGYGQTKFGELWERSFRSLIVEAGVKAVEAAGIDGKDIDEMYVGNMSAGLFVGQEHIASLIAEHAGLNPIPSTRVEAACASGSLALRQAVLNVASGASDVVLVGGVEKMTDVVDATSAISSASDQEWEALFGATFPSLYAMMAQRYMYEYGLTLEELSMWSVIMHENASKNRYAQFPFKITLDQVLNSSPVAEPLRLLHCSPVSDGAAALIVCDAEKAKEFVNEDEIIYIRASVQASDTIALHSRESITQLKGARVASEKAYKMANISPDKIDVAEVHDCFAINGLILMEELGFCKKGEAGKIVYNKEIAIDCDKYPAINPSGGLKAAGHALGATGIRQVGEVYWQLKQDKEVKDRQVEIKNGYGITVNVGGTGGTVCVHILSNKK; encoded by the coding sequence ATGAGAGATGTTGCCATTATCGGCTATGGACAAACAAAATTTGGAGAATTATGGGAAAGAAGTTTTAGAAGCTTAATTGTTGAAGCAGGAGTTAAAGCAGTTGAAGCAGCAGGCATAGATGGGAAAGATATAGATGAGATGTATGTAGGAAATATGAGTGCAGGTTTATTTGTTGGACAAGAACATATTGCCTCATTAATAGCTGAGCATGCCGGTTTAAATCCAATCCCATCAACAAGAGTAGAGGCAGCATGTGCATCTGGTAGTTTAGCTCTAAGGCAAGCAGTTTTAAATGTGGCAAGTGGAGCGAGTGATGTTGTCTTAGTTGGTGGAGTTGAAAAGATGACAGATGTTGTTGATGCCACATCTGCAATCTCATCTGCCTCAGATCAAGAATGGGAAGCACTATTTGGGGCTACATTTCCCTCTCTATACGCGATGATGGCTCAAAGATATATGTATGAATATGGTTTAACTTTGGAAGAACTATCAATGTGGAGCGTTATTATGCATGAAAATGCCTCAAAGAATAGATATGCTCAATTTCCATTTAAAATAACGTTAGACCAAGTCCTTAACTCCTCTCCTGTCGCTGAGCCATTGAGATTACTTCACTGCTCACCCGTCTCGGATGGTGCTGCCGCCCTTATAGTGTGTGATGCAGAGAAAGCTAAGGAATTTGTTAATGAGGATGAAATTATATATATAAGAGCAAGTGTCCAAGCATCAGATACTATCGCATTACATAGCAGGGAGAGCATAACCCAACTAAAAGGAGCAAGAGTAGCAAGTGAAAAGGCCTATAAAATGGCAAATATAAGCCCTGATAAGATAGATGTTGCAGAAGTTCACGACTGCTTTGCCATAAATGGATTAATATTAATGGAAGAACTTGGATTTTGCAAAAAGGGAGAGGCAGGAAAGATTGTTTACAATAAAGAGATTGCAATTGATTGTGATAAATATCCTGCAATAAATCCAAGTGGAGGGTTAAAAGCTGCTGGACATGCGTTAGGAGCGACAGGAATTAGGCAAGTTGGAGAGGTTTATTGGCAGTTAAAGCAGGATAAAGAAGTTAAAGATAGACAGGTAGAGATTAAAAACGGGTATGGGATAACTGTGAATGTTGGAGGAACTGGGGGAACTGTATGTGTTCATATCTTATCTAATAAAAAATAA
- a CDS encoding HVO_0476 family zinc finger protein, whose amino-acid sequence MSEKINMVCENCGCEEQEVLKKKIHEKSAYYLIKCPNCGRVREIVDKVKLSQVKLITSRYDLSESKIINIPEDEKYKVGDVINVDGEEIEITKIETPKSVKESIGKDIKVIWGKSLSIPKKIGISINDKNKTYGIYLYVPNDFEFEIGKVYRINDGFFRLKKIKTDKTTAKKAKAKDIKRLYGDVVRPLRNHIDLTEFYREEE is encoded by the coding sequence ATGTCTGAAAAAATAAATATGGTATGCGAGAACTGTGGTTGTGAAGAGCAAGAAGTTCTAAAGAAAAAAATTCATGAAAAATCTGCATATTATTTAATTAAATGCCCAAATTGTGGTAGAGTAAGGGAGATTGTTGATAAGGTAAAGTTAAGTCAGGTAAAGTTGATAACAAGTAGATATGATCTCTCTGAATCAAAAATAATAAATATTCCTGAAGATGAGAAATACAAAGTCGGAGATGTAATAAACGTTGATGGAGAAGAGATAGAGATAACCAAAATAGAAACGCCAAAATCAGTAAAAGAATCTATTGGGAAGGATATTAAAGTCATATGGGGAAAATCTTTATCTATTCCTAAAAAGATAGGAATATCTATAAACGATAAAAATAAAACCTATGGAATATACTTATATGTGCCAAATGATTTCGAATTTGAAATTGGAAAGGTATATAGGATAAATGATGGATTTTTTAGATTGAAAAAGATAAAAACAGATAAAACAACTGCAAAAAAAGCAAAAGCCAAAGACATAAAACGTTTGTATGGGGATGTTGTTAGGCCATTACGAAATCATATTGATCTGACTGAGTTTTATAGAGAGGAGGAATAA
- a CDS encoding 50S ribosomal protein L15e, which translates to MGIYKYIREAWKRPKETYVRQLLWERLQQWRREPAVVRVERPTRLDRARSLGYKPKQGIIVVRVRVRRGGLRKPRPKNSKKPATLGVNKITMGKSIQRIAEERAARKYPNMEVLNSYWVGEDGKHKWYEVILVDPYHPAIKADPQLNWLCTGKHRGRAFRGLTSAGKKGRGLRNKGIGAEKVRPSIRAHGRRGK; encoded by the coding sequence ATGGGAATTTATAAATATATAAGAGAAGCATGGAAGAGACCAAAAGAAACATATGTTAGGCAGTTATTATGGGAAAGATTACAGCAATGGAGAAGAGAACCGGCAGTTGTAAGAGTTGAGAGACCAACAAGATTGGATAGAGCAAGATCTTTGGGTTATAAACCAAAACAGGGAATTATTGTTGTTAGAGTAAGGGTTAGAAGAGGAGGTTTAAGAAAACCAAGACCAAAGAACTCAAAGAAGCCAGCAACATTGGGAGTTAATAAGATAACAATGGGTAAATCCATCCAAAGAATTGCTGAAGAGAGAGCAGCAAGAAAATATCCAAATATGGAGGTCTTGAACAGTTATTGGGTAGGCGAGGATGGAAAACACAAGTGGTATGAGGTTATATTGGTAGATCCATACCACCCAGCCATTAAAGCAGATCCTCAACTTAACTGGTTATGCACTGGAAAACATAGAGGCAGAGCGTTCAGAGGTTTAACATCCGCTGGTAAGAAAGGTAGGGGATTAAGAAACAAGGGAATAGGAGCTGAGAAGGTTAGACCAAGTATAAGAGCTCATGGAAGAAGAGGTAAGTAA
- a CDS encoding Zn-ribbon domain-containing OB-fold protein, with protein MVVRSWRHIKERYNLIGVRCKNCGTVYFPSREICPKCRRKTDFEDIKLSGRGKVYTYSVVHVAPKDFEKQAPYVIAIIELEEGVKITGQVVDCKPEEVYIGMPVEAVFRRIKEDGDDGVITYGYKFKPVEN; from the coding sequence ATGGTAGTAAGAAGTTGGAGACATATAAAAGAGAGATACAACCTAATAGGAGTTAGATGTAAAAATTGTGGAACTGTCTATTTCCCTTCAAGAGAGATATGCCCAAAATGTAGAAGAAAAACGGACTTTGAGGATATTAAATTGAGTGGTAGGGGAAAAGTTTATACTTATTCAGTAGTTCATGTGGCTCCGAAGGATTTTGAGAAGCAAGCCCCTTACGTGATAGCGATTATTGAGTTAGAAGAAGGAGTTAAAATAACTGGTCAAGTGGTTGATTGTAAGCCAGAAGAAGTGTATATCGGCATGCCGGTTGAAGCTGTGTTTAGAAGGATCAAAGAAGATGGAGATGATGGAGTTATAACCTATGGATATAAATTCAAACCTGTTGAAAATTAA